Part of the Methanobacterium sp. genome, GTCATCAGTAATTTAATATCATACAATGTCTGGAGGTAATTAAATGAAAAAATACCGGTGTTTAGTATGTGGATATGTATACAACCCCGAAAAGGGCGATCCAGATGGTGGGATAGCTCCTGGAACTGCTTTTGAAGATCTGCCAGATGACTGGATCTGTCCAGTATGTGGAGCAGGTAAAAACCTGTTTGAACCAATGGAAGAGGAAGTAAAAAAAGAGGTCAAAAAAGAAGAAATGGAAATGTTCTGTTACCAGTGCTCTCAAACAGCAAGAGGAACAGGATGTACAGTACAGGGGGTATGTGGAAAAAGTGCTACAGCCGCAAGGCTCCAGGATAATCTGTTATTTGCAATTAAAGGAATATCTGCCTACCTGTATCATGCAAGAGAACTTGGATACACAGACGAGGAAGTTGATGCCTTTATGGAAAGGGGATTTTACTCCACTCTTACAAATGTGAATATAGATATTTCTGAGTTAATAAACCTGGCTCTTGAAGCTGGAAAGATGAATATAAAAACAATGCGACTTCTAAAAACTGCTCTAATTGAAACTTACGGCGAGCCCACACCTGTTGAAGTTAACACAGGAACAAAAAAAGGTCATGGTATCGTAGCCACAGGCCACAGCATGAAAGCCTTAGAAGAACTACTTAAACAGGCAGAAGGAACAGGGATCAATGTTTACACCCACTCAGAGCTCCTTCCAGCCCATGGATATCCTGAACTGCGAAAATACGACCATCTCGTGGGACAACTGGGTAAATCCTGGTTTGATCAAAGACAGGTATTTTCTAAATATCCTGTTGCAATTCTTGGAACATCAAACTGCGTTTTACCTCCAAGAGAAGATTACAAAGATAGAATGTTTACTTCAGGAGTTGCAAGACTAACTGGTGTGCAGCATATTGATGGTTACGACTTTTCACCATTAATTGAAAAAGCTAAAGCCTTACCTGAACTTCCAGATGAACCTGGAGAAAAAATATTTACAACTGGATTCGGCGCTTCAACAATCCTTTCACTTGCACCAAAGATAAAAGAACTTGTTGAATCAGGTAAAATAAGGCGATTTTTCCTTGTTGGAGGTTGTGATGCCCCGCTTGCAAAATCACCATACTATACAGAATTTGTGGAAAAATTACCTGAAGACACTGTCGTATTGACACTTGCATGTGGTAAATTCAGAATGAACTATCTTCCTCTTGGTGATATTGAAGGAATCCCTCGTTTAATAGATATAGGGCAGTGTAATGATGCTATTGTTGGGATTGACATTGTAACCGCGCTTTCAGAGCTTTTCGGCCTTGAAATAAATGA contains:
- the hcp gene encoding hydroxylamine reductase, which translates into the protein MKKYRCLVCGYVYNPEKGDPDGGIAPGTAFEDLPDDWICPVCGAGKNLFEPMEEEVKKEVKKEEMEMFCYQCSQTARGTGCTVQGVCGKSATAARLQDNLLFAIKGISAYLYHARELGYTDEEVDAFMERGFYSTLTNVNIDISELINLALEAGKMNIKTMRLLKTALIETYGEPTPVEVNTGTKKGHGIVATGHSMKALEELLKQAEGTGINVYTHSELLPAHGYPELRKYDHLVGQLGKSWFDQRQVFSKYPVAILGTSNCVLPPREDYKDRMFTSGVARLTGVQHIDGYDFSPLIEKAKALPELPDEPGEKIFTTGFGASTILSLAPKIKELVESGKIRRFFLVGGCDAPLAKSPYYTEFVEKLPEDTVVLTLACGKFRMNYLPLGDIEGIPRLIDIGQCNDAIVGIDIVTALSELFGLEINELPLTIVLSWMEQKAAAILWSLLYLGIKGIYLGPIAPAWVNKDIMDFLVENYDIRPISTPEEDIKEILGQ